A single genomic interval of Noviherbaspirillum saxi harbors:
- a CDS encoding IclR family transcriptional regulator domain-containing protein, producing the protein MAQEPSSSYRHCQSLVKGLDILAALNRRSSASASITELGRMTGLHRTTIKRLLETLRQAGYVECDAATNLYRLTFRIQQLSYGFRDNVQISEIAWPQMRVISKALVWPCSLVSLEGDEMVVRASTRPYSPLSFHSGMPGRRMPLLTTAAGRAYLAFAPEEEQKVLLDMLRERSDIDAVPAKDAHFIRTLLSETRQRGYALNRGEWNAEPKFGGVAVPLKFQDRVLACLNVIFLIRAVKDESALSAIASELLAHAKIIEQGFAAYQQRSA; encoded by the coding sequence ATGGCGCAGGAACCCTCCAGTAGCTACCGGCATTGCCAGTCGCTGGTTAAGGGGCTGGATATTTTGGCTGCGCTCAATCGCAGATCCAGCGCCTCTGCCTCGATTACCGAACTGGGCAGGATGACAGGACTGCATCGCACAACCATCAAGCGTTTGCTGGAAACCTTGCGTCAAGCGGGCTACGTGGAATGCGATGCGGCAACAAACCTCTATCGCCTAACATTCCGCATACAACAGCTGAGTTATGGATTCCGGGATAACGTCCAAATCTCGGAAATTGCATGGCCTCAAATGCGTGTAATTTCCAAGGCTTTGGTCTGGCCTTGTTCATTGGTTTCACTGGAAGGGGATGAGATGGTGGTCCGCGCATCCACGCGGCCTTACAGTCCCTTGTCATTTCACTCAGGCATGCCCGGCAGACGCATGCCGTTGCTGACAACCGCCGCAGGCCGCGCGTATCTGGCCTTTGCTCCGGAAGAGGAGCAGAAGGTCTTGCTTGACATGCTGCGCGAACGCTCGGACATCGACGCTGTACCCGCTAAAGACGCCCACTTCATACGGACCTTGTTATCTGAAACGCGTCAACGGGGCTACGCTCTCAATCGGGGAGAGTGGAATGCGGAGCCCAAGTTTGGCGGTGTTGCAGTGCCTTTGAAATTTCAGGACCGTGTCCTGGCCTGTCTAAATGTTATTTTTTTGATCCGGGCAGTCAAAGATGAATCAGCCTTAAGTGCTATTGCCTCTGAACTCCTTGCGCACGCCAAAATAATTGAGCAAGGCTTTGCCGCATATCAACAGCGGTCGGCATGA
- a CDS encoding PDR/VanB family oxidoreductase — MDTNIPLRVQRIHDIALGVKLFDLVHVDGVALTPFEAGAHIEVRLPNHLSRSYSLLNAPGEQHQYQIAVHNSPDSAGGSHYMHESLQEGDVLLASLPRNNFRLNESSGYSCLVAGGIGITPLLAMMHRLNALGQHWELHYCARTAAHAAFVDEVRILAATSGNAAYFYFDQEPGGQALDLAALGRSVSTNVHLYCCGPRGMLDAFEQATAHCRDRAHVEYFTAKSEAALDGGFTLELARSGMTLQVPAGCSILDIVFDAGVSVPSSCREGICGSCETRILAGKADHRDALLSDAERSANKSMMICCSGAKSDRLVLDL; from the coding sequence ATGGATACCAACATTCCATTACGCGTCCAGCGCATTCACGATATTGCGTTAGGCGTCAAGCTGTTTGACTTGGTGCATGTGGATGGAGTCGCCCTGACGCCGTTTGAGGCTGGGGCGCACATCGAAGTGCGGTTGCCCAACCACTTGTCGCGAAGCTATTCCCTGCTCAATGCGCCGGGCGAGCAGCACCAGTACCAGATCGCCGTGCACAACTCTCCTGACAGCGCGGGCGGATCACACTACATGCATGAGTCGCTACAAGAGGGTGATGTGCTGCTGGCCAGTCTGCCGCGCAACAACTTTCGATTAAATGAATCATCCGGGTACAGCTGCCTGGTAGCCGGCGGTATCGGCATCACGCCACTGCTCGCGATGATGCACCGGCTCAATGCCTTGGGACAGCACTGGGAACTGCATTACTGCGCTCGCACTGCCGCGCATGCGGCATTTGTGGACGAGGTGCGTATACTTGCCGCCACTTCCGGGAATGCCGCATATTTCTATTTCGACCAAGAGCCTGGCGGCCAAGCACTGGACCTGGCCGCCCTTGGCCGAAGTGTGTCAACCAACGTCCACCTCTACTGCTGCGGCCCACGAGGAATGCTGGATGCGTTCGAGCAAGCCACTGCGCACTGTCGTGATCGTGCACATGTCGAATACTTCACCGCCAAATCCGAAGCGGCACTTGACGGAGGTTTCACTCTGGAACTGGCGCGCAGTGGCATGACGCTGCAAGTTCCGGCGGGGTGCTCTATTCTGGATATCGTTTTTGATGCAGGCGTTTCTGTGCCATCCTCCTGCAGGGAGGGTATTTGCGGCAGCTGCGAGACACGTATCCTTGCAGGTAAAGCAGACCATCGCGATGCGTTGCTGTCAGATGCGGAAAGATCAGCTAACAAGTCAATGATGATTTGTTGCTCGGGTGCGAAGAGCGATCGACTCGTGCTAGACCTCTGA
- a CDS encoding alcohol dehydrogenase catalytic domain-containing protein: MMLALNKVQPGVNGLAVMERDIREPGAGEMLVKVHAAGVCGTDMQIYQGSGAFAQRVKLPTTLGHEMCGTVVALGPEVIGSHGTGRVKVGDVVSLESHIPCWNCKTCRTGRAHVCTNTKYPGIDIDGTFAEYVTVPTSIAWVNPPGVAKEMAALLEPLGIAVHAALEGSGVSGQTVVVNGCGPIGLMNIAVARYFGARRVIAVDPNPKRRQTALAMGADRAIDPVAESPVNVVRDMTNGELADVVFEYTGSHDGVRNCFAMVGSLGDVRWCATPTKPMEFDFGAWRKSRPTIYNIHGRRLWDTWEIAAPLVYDNKIDLRPIASHQIPLSEGTRAFELILSGDAVKPLILCS, encoded by the coding sequence ATGATGCTGGCTTTGAACAAAGTGCAGCCCGGTGTGAACGGGCTGGCCGTAATGGAGCGCGATATACGCGAACCTGGCGCGGGAGAAATGCTGGTCAAAGTGCATGCCGCCGGCGTGTGCGGCACCGACATGCAGATCTACCAGGGCTCGGGCGCGTTCGCCCAGCGCGTGAAACTGCCCACCACCCTGGGGCATGAAATGTGCGGAACTGTAGTGGCACTGGGGCCTGAGGTCATAGGTAGTCATGGTACCGGCCGAGTGAAAGTGGGTGATGTGGTGAGTCTGGAGAGCCATATCCCCTGCTGGAATTGCAAAACTTGCCGAACTGGCCGTGCCCATGTTTGTACCAACACCAAGTACCCGGGCATCGACATCGACGGCACTTTTGCCGAGTACGTCACCGTTCCGACCTCGATCGCCTGGGTTAATCCACCCGGCGTTGCCAAGGAGATGGCTGCGCTACTGGAGCCTTTGGGCATTGCGGTGCATGCTGCGCTGGAAGGGAGCGGGGTGTCAGGGCAAACGGTGGTGGTAAATGGCTGTGGTCCGATCGGATTGATGAACATTGCGGTGGCACGGTATTTCGGCGCACGTCGGGTGATTGCTGTGGACCCCAACCCCAAGCGTCGTCAGACTGCCTTGGCGATGGGCGCCGACCGAGCGATCGACCCGGTCGCGGAGTCGCCGGTCAATGTGGTACGCGACATGACAAATGGCGAATTGGCGGACGTGGTGTTTGAGTACACCGGCAGCCACGATGGCGTCAGGAACTGCTTTGCTATGGTCGGCTCTCTGGGTGATGTGCGCTGGTGCGCCACGCCGACCAAGCCGATGGAATTCGACTTTGGCGCCTGGCGCAAAAGCCGGCCCACGATCTACAACATCCACGGCCGTCGCCTTTGGGATACCTGGGAAATTGCCGCACCGCTGGTGTACGACAACAAGATTGATCTGCGCCCGATTGCCAGCCACCAGATCCCCTTGTCCGAAGGAACGCGAGCGTTCGAGCTCATCCTGTCGGGCGACGCAGTCAAGCCCCTGATCCTTTGTTCCTGA
- a CDS encoding Bug family tripartite tricarboxylate transporter substrate binding protein — translation MLNISTRHFRIWAASVLLAATVLPAAAQTTYPQKLVKIVVPFAPGGSSDNATRILAEQLGTKWKQSVIVENKPGANGTIGAAQVAKSPADGYTILLAPVSIATVKLFVKNPGFDPVNDLMPVTQIAQGDYVLSVHKDVPVNSMGEFAEYARKNPGKVFDGTFGGSSMLAFQQFADLMKFERQNVLYRGEALALNALLSGEVQAVLSTLTGAKPFIDSGRIKALGIPAKVRSPIAPNIRTADESGGKGFYADFWFGLMVPKGTPEDVRKKIGSDVAEALAKTEVKARLYSMGLIAKSSTAEEFGKLIQFEATRWVDAAKGAGLQPQ, via the coding sequence ATGCTGAATATTTCAACTCGCCACTTTCGTATTTGGGCCGCCAGTGTCCTTTTGGCCGCCACAGTATTACCAGCCGCTGCACAAACAACCTACCCGCAAAAGCTCGTCAAGATCGTCGTTCCCTTTGCTCCGGGCGGATCTTCGGATAACGCAACGCGGATACTGGCCGAACAACTCGGCACCAAGTGGAAGCAGTCGGTCATCGTGGAAAACAAGCCGGGTGCCAATGGGACGATTGGTGCTGCTCAGGTCGCCAAGTCGCCGGCTGATGGCTATACCATCTTGCTCGCACCTGTCTCCATCGCCACTGTCAAGCTCTTTGTCAAGAATCCCGGCTTTGATCCCGTCAATGACCTGATGCCTGTCACACAGATCGCACAAGGTGATTATGTGCTGTCGGTTCATAAAGACGTGCCTGTCAATAGCATGGGCGAATTTGCTGAATACGCCCGCAAGAACCCTGGGAAGGTGTTCGACGGAACGTTCGGTGGAAGTTCCATGCTGGCTTTCCAACAATTTGCCGACCTGATGAAGTTCGAGCGCCAGAACGTCCTCTATCGCGGGGAGGCGCTTGCACTGAACGCACTGCTGAGCGGCGAAGTTCAGGCGGTATTGTCCACCTTAACCGGAGCCAAGCCTTTTATTGACAGCGGTCGCATCAAAGCCTTGGGCATCCCGGCCAAGGTCCGCTCGCCTATCGCTCCAAACATAAGGACCGCCGATGAGAGCGGGGGCAAGGGTTTCTATGCCGATTTCTGGTTCGGGTTGATGGTGCCCAAGGGAACGCCCGAAGATGTACGCAAGAAGATCGGCTCGGATGTCGCTGAAGCGCTCGCCAAGACAGAAGTCAAGGCACGTTTGTACAGCATGGGGCTGATCGCCAAGTCTTCGACTGCCGAGGAGTTTGGCAAGCTGATCCAGTTCGAAGCCACACGATGGGTGGATGCGGCCAAGGGCGCCGGCCTCCAGCCACAATAA
- a CDS encoding aromatic-ring-hydroxylating dioxygenase subunit beta — translation MTHPVQKLILREAQLLDEGRLDDWLTLYTEDASYWVPIDENADPLKDSSVIYDNRLRLAMRVEQIMRQNRVAQNPGSNTLRMVSNIDIEDVDANTAMASFALQLTEVRSGDWRQQGLGETRLFPGRCKLVCKKVGNDWRIQHKAIVLLHRKQPIVGLSFII, via the coding sequence ATGACCCACCCCGTCCAGAAACTTATTCTGCGCGAAGCCCAACTGCTCGATGAAGGACGCCTCGACGACTGGCTGACGCTCTACACCGAAGACGCCAGCTACTGGGTGCCGATCGATGAAAACGCCGATCCGCTCAAAGACTCGTCCGTCATTTACGATAACCGTCTCCGACTGGCCATGCGGGTCGAGCAGATCATGCGACAAAACCGCGTCGCGCAGAACCCCGGATCGAACACGCTGCGTATGGTGTCGAACATCGATATTGAGGATGTCGACGCTAACACCGCCATGGCCAGCTTTGCGTTGCAGCTGACCGAAGTGCGGTCAGGCGACTGGCGTCAGCAGGGGCTCGGTGAAACACGCCTGTTTCCCGGCCGCTGCAAGCTGGTGTGTAAAAAGGTAGGCAACGACTGGAGGATTCAGCACAAGGCCATCGTGCTGCTGCACCGGAAACAGCCAATCGTGGGACTGTCTTTCATTATTTGA